The genomic window CGCGATGCCTCGTCCCAGTATCCGTAATTTCCAATGTTAATGGAAAGGATGTTACCTGTCTTCGGCATTTTTATGTCGTCATGAGAGAGGAGAAATTCACCGATGGAGGGATCGAGTGTGAAACCGTGGACGCCGGCCCCCGTCGTAAAGACCATCATGGTAGAGGAACCGTAAAGAATGTAGCCGGCGCAGATCTGTTTTGTCCCGATCTGCAAACAATCCTCGACTGTACCTGCCCCGGAAGCCGTCACCCTTCGGAAAATGGAGAAGATCGTACCAATGGAAACGTTGACGTCAATGTTGGATGATCCATCCAGGGGGTCAAAGAGAGCCACATACTTGCCCTGCTTAAACTTGTCAGGGATGGGGATGATATCCTCATCCTCTTCCGTGGCCATGACGCAGAGAAACCCGGTGTGGTCCAGCGCGTCCTTCAAAGTGGTATTAGCAAAGAGATCCAGCTTCTGGACCTCTTCCTGCTGAACATTGGTCAGTCCGGTGGTTCCGAGAATGTCGACAAGGCCAGCCTTTCGGACCTCCCTGCTGATGATTTTCGCTGCGAGGGTGATGTTCTGAAGAAGACCCGTGAAATCTCCCGTGGCCTCGGGATACTTTCTTTCCTGTTCAATGATAAACCGTTCCAGGGTCATGACATTCTTGTCCATTCGTGACCTCCCAATGGTTTTGTCCATGATAAACTTTTTTCACAGATGGAGCAATCCACAGTGACATGAAACATTTGTACCTGAATTCACGAGGAGGTTCCCATGGTTGATCGACCCAATTATCTTCGAAGATTCTCCTGTCGTGCTTTTCGTTCAGAGCCTCTTCCTCCTGGAGCAGAGGATGCCTTGATTCAGGCGGCGATCCGGGCGCCATCTGCCGGTAACCGCCAGCCCTGGCGTGTGATCCTCGTGGAGTCCCGTGAGGGTAAGCATAAGCTCTCGGAAGCCGCCTATGGCCAGACTTTCCTCCTCCAGGCTCCCATCGTATTTGTCATCTGTGCGGTTCCGGAGGAATCGGGTGCCCGGTACGGAACACGGGGCACCACGCTGTACTGCTACCAGGATACCGCGGCCATGGTTCAAAATATTCTCCTGGCAGCGACTGATCTTGGCCTGGGGAGCTGCTGGGTGGGTGCTTTCGATGAAGAGAGTGTAGTCCGGATTCTCTCAATTCCAGAAGGATGGAGGCCGGTTGCCATGGTTCCCGTCGGATACCCTTCTGAAGACTGCGCGTTTACTTCCCGTCGACCTCGGAATGAAGTGGTCTATCGGTACCCGGAGGCCCTCGAATCCCAACGTTGAGCCTCTCCATGTTACGAAGTGAACCACAAACTGCAACCTCTTGATTGATAAGAAGTTATGCAACCTGTGGAAAGAGTCGGGTGCGCTTTCCTTTTGAGCACTTCATGTGTTACTTTAAGCCTTGTGGAGTAAATTATCACCTGTAAAATAACGTCTTTTTTTTACATGCCCAAAAAGGTGTGCATGATGGATAAGATGTGGAATTTTTGAGAGTTAGGAAATTTTCAACAGCGTTTTCCACAGCCTTTTCCGCAGAAAATGTGGAAATGTGAAGATCGGGGTAAGATGAAAAGGAACAAAATTCACTAGTTCATGAAAACAGTGAGGTTAGATGGACAGCCTGGAAAAAACCCAAGTTGAAAGCCGGAAAAGCTTCCCTTAAAAAAGCCGTTTTTTTCAGTAACTCTTCTCAGGGACAGAGTGGGCCTGTGGGAGTCCTTTCTGTTCCGAATGAGTCGTATCCGAAAAGGTTGCCTCCTGCTGTCCGGGGCGCAATGTAGTAAAAGTAGTCGGTTGCTCCTGACTGGGAAACCGTGGTCGTATAGGTCCCCGTGTCGGCATCGAAATCACAGTCCACGATCGTGTCGTAGATGTCGAACGTCCCATCCAGGTTGCCCCGGAAGACATCGACATACTCCTGCCATTGCAGGTCTGTCCATACAAAGGTGATCGTTCCATCCGGGTTGTAGGTTACCGATTCGATTGCGATATCCTCGATCGGACAGTCGTCAGGTGAAGTCGGCGCTGTAGCGGATGTGTAGCTGGAGTCGCCTGAAGTGTTCGCGGATTTGACCCTGTAGCTGTATGTGCTGGAAGCAGATACATCGATATCGAGATAGAAGTAGCTGTTTTCATCGAGTGTTGCCACGGTTGAGAAGGCGCCTCCGTCCACGCTTCGTTCAAGGACAAAGTTGTCTTCATTCGGGGATGTGTCGATCCAGTGGACAGCCAGCAGACTGCAGAATTCAAGGACGCCAATATCTCTGGGAGCGGATGGAGCACCTCCACCAACCGTTCCACAAGCCACGATCGCTCCATAGACATCACTGTTTCCCCAGTTTACATTCTGCTGGCAGCTGATCCCCCAGCGGTCCGCGGCCCAGGAGATCCGTGGCATCCAGCTGTCCCACTGGTTGGTTGTTACGTTTATTGCCGATCCTGCCGCGTCCCCGCTGCTGTCAATCCTTCTGTAATATATATCTGGAGTGTCGATCGGAAAGGGGAGCAGCTGCTGCCAGACAACGGCCCATTCTGCCCCGGTGGAGGCTATGTCAGTTGCCTCAACAACCGTAGAGAACACTGATAGCGGTTGCAGGGTTCCTGCCCAGGAGCCGTCCGGGTTAAAGCTTCTGAAAAAGGGCTGGTTGTTACTCTCCCAGATCAAGCCGAGAGTCGATTCTCCGGCTGCCACCCTTGCCCACTCGTTCCAATCCGTGTCTGACGTCAACGCCGAGGAAGCCATGGCTGTTCCATCTGCGTTTCTGCGGGCATAATAGATCTCCTGGTCGATTCCATCCTCCTCCTCCCAGACGATGAACCATTCGCCTCCCAGAGATGTGATATCAGGGTTTCCGGAGAAGAGTCCCGGGCCCGAAGAGGAGACCCAGTATGGGTCGGCATGCAGCTTTATGGCGGAACTACTCAGGAGCTGAAGGAGGATCTCCTGTTCACCCCAGGCTGTGCTGTCCCATACAACGCCCCAGGAGGAGCCGTTCCAGTGTACTTTCGGATTAAAGTTGTTGCCATAGAGGTAGGCTGTTGTTAAATCCACTAACCCACTGGTGGGTGTACCATCGGCAGTCAGGGTAAAGAAGTAGATCTGCTCTCCCTGTCCCTGGTAACCGGCATCCCCGGATGCAACGACAGCAAACTGGGTGCCGTTCCAGGCAATATCAGGCATCCCCCCCAGTTCGGCAACAGAGATGATTTTGTCGCTGTCGGGTACAAGGTTCCCGGAAGCATCCATAAGTGAAAAAATCAGCTTATACTCACCAGCATCGCGGTCATCGGACCAGACAACGCCGAAGTTAGTTCCATTCCAGGCGATCGAGGAGGACTCAACCCAGTTAGTAGCGTAGGAGATCATTTCATCCACAGAGGTTACCGATGGACTTTCGCAGGTCGCACCCGCGACCGTGCAGTCAGGAGTCATTGTGATGACATTGGAGACTGGGGAGTTTCCGCAGAGGTTGCGTACGCTCACCCGGTAACTGTAATCGAAGCCTTCCGCCACATCGTGGTCCGCGTGAAAGGTTGAATCCGCGGGGAGGAGGTCAATCGCCGTCCAGCTTCCGCTGCTGTCGATATCCCGCTCGATGATATAGCCATTCTCAAGCGCATAGGTGTCGGTCCACGTAAAGACGAGTGCGTTGCAGTAGGCTGTGTCGGCAGAGAGA from Thermoanaerobaculia bacterium includes these protein-coding regions:
- the fbp gene encoding class 1 fructose-bisphosphatase, coding for MDKNVMTLERFIIEQERKYPEATGDFTGLLQNITLAAKIISREVRKAGLVDILGTTGLTNVQQEEVQKLDLFANTTLKDALDHTGFLCVMATEEDEDIIPIPDKFKQGKYVALFDPLDGSSNIDVNVSIGTIFSIFRRVTASGAGTVEDCLQIGTKQICAGYILYGSSTMMVFTTGAGVHGFTLDPSIGEFLLSHDDIKMPKTGNILSINIGNYGYWDEASRRYVDYVLSKDNDLGKPYSLRYIGSLVADFHRNLLKGGIFLYPTDFKDPNKPKGKLRLLYEANPMAMIVEQAGGRATTGNRRILDIVPTELHQRVPLIIGSRDNVETYEEFSRGNFSGSNSSGQ
- a CDS encoding nitroreductase family protein, whose amino-acid sequence is MVDRPNYLRRFSCRAFRSEPLPPGAEDALIQAAIRAPSAGNRQPWRVILVESREGKHKLSEAAYGQTFLLQAPIVFVICAVPEESGARYGTRGTTLYCYQDTAAMVQNILLAATDLGLGSCWVGAFDEESVVRILSIPEGWRPVAMVPVGYPSEDCAFTSRRPRNEVVYRYPEALESQR